The Rhodanobacteraceae bacterium genomic sequence GGTGCTTCGAGCTACCGCCGCGGGTCGGCAGTTCCTTGATCGGCGCTCCGTATTCGCGCTTCACCTGCGCCATGGTCATGCCGCGCCTGGGCAGGTTCATGCGCTGTTCCTGCTGGACCTTCACGCGCAGGCTTTCGGCGTGGGCCGGCGCGGGGAACAGCAGCGGGGCGGCGGCCAGTGCAAGCGTCGCGACGATCAGGCTGGTGGCGATACGTTTCATGGCGATGGCTTCCCCAGGCGCGTGGCGCCGATGCGCCTTTGTAGCAAAAACCGCCCTCGCGCGCCAGCGAATACGGTCACGAAAAAGGCCGCTTGAAGCGGCCTTTTCGTCATCTTTGGCGAGCCTTGAAGCGCGGGTTGCTCTTGCAAATCACGAACACCTTGCCGCGCCGGCGCACGACCTTGCAGTCGCGGTGCCGCTGCTTGGCGGACTTCAGGGAAGAAAGCACCTTCACGGCGGACTCCTCAGTCGATATCTGGCTGAAACAAAGCGTGAAAGTGTAGCGTGCCCAGACACTTGGCGCAAGCCTCGGGACATGCCGAAAGCGTGCCGTTATCCTTGGCGTTTCCCCTTCAAGAACCCGCCGGGAGTGTATCGCCGTGGCAGCCGATCTCGACCAGACTTGCGTCAACACCATCCGCTTCCTGTCGGTGGACATGGTGCAGAAGGCCAACAGCGGCCATCCCGGCCTGCCGCTGGGCGCGGCGCCGATGGCCTACGTGCTGTGGACGAAGTTCCTCAAGCACCACCCCTCGAACCCGCACTGGGTCGACCGTGACCGTTTCGTGTTGTCGGCGGGGCATGGCTCGGCGTTGCAATACAGCCTGCTGTACCTGACGGGTTACGACCTCACGCTGGACGACATCAAGCAGTT encodes the following:
- a CDS encoding LSU ribosomal protein L36p, translating into MKVLSSLKSAKQRHRDCKVVRRRGKVFVICKSNPRFKARQR